One genomic window of Mastomys coucha isolate ucsf_1 unplaced genomic scaffold, UCSF_Mcou_1 pScaffold8, whole genome shotgun sequence includes the following:
- the Slc1a3 gene encoding excitatory amino acid transporter 1 isoform X2, whose product MAALDSKASGKMGMRAVVYYMTTTIIAVVIGIIIVIIIHPGKGTKENMYREGKIVQVTAADAFLDLIRNMFPPNLVEACFKQFKTSYEKRSFKVPIQSNETLLGAVINNVSEAMETLTRIREEMVPVPGSVNGVNALGLVVFSMCFGFVIGNMKEQGQALREFFDSLNEAIMRLVAVIMWYAPLGILFLIAGKIVEMEDMGVIGGQLAMYTVTVIVGLLIHAVIVLPLLYFLVTRKNPWVFIGGLLQALITALGTSSSSATLPITFKCLEENNGVDKRITRFVLPVGATINMDGTALYEALAAIFIAQVNNFDLNFGQIITISITATAASIGAAGIPQAGLVTMVIVLTSVGLPTDDITLIIAVDWFLDRLRTTTNVLGDSLGAGIVEHLSRHELKNRDVEMGNSVIEENEMKKPYQLIAQDNEPEKPVADSETKM is encoded by the exons ATGGCGGCCCTAGATAGTAAGGCATCCGGGAAGATGGGGATGCGAGCAGTAGTCTATTACATGACTACCACCATCATTGCTGTGGTGATTGGCAtaatcattgtcatcatcatccaCCCTGGAAAGGGCACAAAGGAAAACATGTACAGAGAAGGTAAAATCGTACAGGTGACTGCTGCGGATGCCTTCCTGGATTTGATCAG GAACATGTTCCCTCCCAATCTGGTAGAAGCCTGCTTTAAACAG tttaaaaccaGCTATGAGAAAAGAAGCTTCAAAGTGCCTATCCAGTCCAATGAAACACTTTTGGGCGCTGTGATCAACAACGtgtcagaggccatggagactCTGACCCGGATCCGAGAGGAGATGGTGCCAGTTCCCGGATCCGTGAATGGGGTCAATGCCCTGGGTCTAGTTGTCTTCTCCATGTGCTTTGGTTTTGTGATCGGAAACATGAAGGAGCAAGGGCAAGCGCTGAGAGAATTCTTTGATTCTCTTAACGAAGCTATCATGAGGCTGGTAGCAGTGATAATGTg GTATGCGCCTCTAGGCATCCTCTTCTTGATCGCAGGGAAGATTGTTGAGATGGAAGACATGGGTGTGATTGGGGGACAGCTTGCCATGTACACAGTGACAGTCATTGTCGGCCTCCTCATTCACGCCGTCATCGTCCTGCCTCTCCTCTACTTCCTGGTAACCCGGAAAAACCCCTGGGTTTTCATTGGAGGGTTGCTGCAAGCACTCATCACAGCCCTTGGGACCTCCTcaag TTCTGCCACCTTACCCATCACTTTCAAGTGCCTGGAAGAGAACAATGGTGTGGACAAACGCATCACCAGATTTGTGCTCCCTGTGGGGGCCACCATTAACATGGATGGGACCGCCCTCTACGAGGCTTTGGCCGCCATTTTCATCGCTCAAGTGAACAACTTTGACCTGAACTTTGGACAGATTATAACAATAAG TATCACAGCCACTGCTGCAAGCATCGGGGCAGCCGGGATTCCTCAGGCCGGCCTGGTCACCATGGTCATCGTGCTGACATCTGTGGGCCTGCCCACGGATGACATCACACTCATCATTGCAGTGGACTGGTTTCT GGACCGCCTCCGAACCACCACCAATGTGCTAGGTGACTCCCTCGGAGCAGGGATTGTTGAACACTTGTCCCGACACGAACTGAAGAACCGAGATGTTGAAATGGGGAACTCCGTGATTGAGGAGAACGAAATGAAAAAGCCGTATCAGCTGATTGCCCAGGACAATGAACCGGAGAAACCAGTGGCAGACAGCGAAACCAAGATGTAG